A window from Nothobranchius furzeri strain GRZ-AD chromosome 17, NfurGRZ-RIMD1, whole genome shotgun sequence encodes these proteins:
- the cdk7 gene encoding cyclin-dependent kinase 7 isoform X2 — protein MALDVKIRAKRYEKLDFLGEGQFATVYKARDKLTDTIVAIKKIKVGHKTEAKDGVNRTALREIKLLQELHHPNIIGLLDAFGHKSNISLVFDFMETDLEVIIKDTSLVLTPANIKAYILMTLQGLEYMHQHWVLHRDLKPNNLLLDSNGVLKLADFGLAKAFGSPNRIYTHQVVTRWYRSPELLFGAKMYGVGVDMWAVGCILAELLLRIPFLAGDSDLDQLTKIFEALGTPTEETWPGMTSLPDYVSFKIFPGTPLEHIFSAAGDDLLELLQGLFTFSPSTRTTATQALKMKYFSNRPGPTPGPQLPQPNCSAEALRENETAGLKRKIEGLETTVMKKKLVF, from the exons ATGGCGCTTGATGTAAAAATCAGAGCGAAACGATACGAGAAACTGGATTTTCTCGGAGAGGGTCAG TTTGCCACAGTCTACAAAGCCAGAGACAAACTGACAGACACAATAGTTGCCATCAAAAAG ATAAAAGTTGGTCACAAAACTGAAGCTAAAGATG GTGTAAATCGGACTGCTCTCAGGGAAATCAAACTGCTACAGGAGCTGCATCATCCAAATATCATTGGG CTGTTGGATGCATTTGGACATAAATCAAACATCAGCCTGGTGTTTGATTTTATGGAAACAGACCTGGAG gttatcATCAAAGACACAAGCCTAGTCTTGACTCCAGCCAATATTAAAGCCTACATCCTCATGACATTACAAGGATTAGAGTACATGCACCAACATTGGGTCCTACATAGG GATTTGAAGCCCAACAATCTGCTGCTAGACAGTAACGGAGTGTTGAAGTTGGCTGATTTTGGATTGGCCAAAGCTTTTGGAAGCCCCAACAGAATCTACACTCATCAAGTTGTTACCAG GTGGTACCGCTCCCCTGAACTCCTGTTTGGTGCCAAGATGTATGGAgtgggtgttgacatgtgggctgTGGGCTGCATCTTGGCTGAGTTGTTACTTCGG ATACCATTCCTCGCTGGAGACTCTGATCTTGACCAGCTGACCAAAATCTTTGAGGCCTTAGGAACACCCACAGAAGAAACATGGCCC GGAATGACAAGTCTACCAGACTATGTGTCCTTTAAGATATTTCCTGGCACACCTCTCGAGCACATTTTTAGTGCAGCTGGTGACGATTTACTTGAGCTCCTACAGGGCCTGTTTACCTTCAGCCCTTCAACAAGAACCACAGCTACACAG GCTCTAAAGATGAAATACTTCAGTAATCGGCCGGGTCCAACTCCTGGTCCCCAACTCCCCCAACCTAACTGCTCAGCCGAGGCTTTGAGAGAGAACGAAACAGCTGGGCTCAAGAGGAAAATAGAAGGCTTGGAAACAA CTGTAATGAAGAAAAAACTAGTTTTCTGA
- the cdk7 gene encoding cyclin-dependent kinase 7 isoform X1, giving the protein MALDVKIRAKRYEKLDFLGEGQFATVYKARDKLTDTIVAIKKIKVGHKTEAKDGVNRTALREIKLLQELHHPNIIGLLDAFGHKSNISLVFDFMETDLEVIIKDTSLVLTPANIKAYILMTLQGLEYMHQHWVLHRDLKPNNLLLDSNGVLKLADFGLAKAFGSPNRIYTHQVVTRWYRSPELLFGAKMYGVGVDMWAVGCILAELLLRIPFLAGDSDLDQLTKIFEALGTPTEETWPGMTSLPDYVSFKIFPGTPLEHIFSAAGDDLLELLQGLFTFSPSTRTTATQALKMKYFSNRPGPTPGPQLPQPNCSAEALRENETAGLKRKIEGLETSDQNLLTFTFYVYLFS; this is encoded by the exons ATGGCGCTTGATGTAAAAATCAGAGCGAAACGATACGAGAAACTGGATTTTCTCGGAGAGGGTCAG TTTGCCACAGTCTACAAAGCCAGAGACAAACTGACAGACACAATAGTTGCCATCAAAAAG ATAAAAGTTGGTCACAAAACTGAAGCTAAAGATG GTGTAAATCGGACTGCTCTCAGGGAAATCAAACTGCTACAGGAGCTGCATCATCCAAATATCATTGGG CTGTTGGATGCATTTGGACATAAATCAAACATCAGCCTGGTGTTTGATTTTATGGAAACAGACCTGGAG gttatcATCAAAGACACAAGCCTAGTCTTGACTCCAGCCAATATTAAAGCCTACATCCTCATGACATTACAAGGATTAGAGTACATGCACCAACATTGGGTCCTACATAGG GATTTGAAGCCCAACAATCTGCTGCTAGACAGTAACGGAGTGTTGAAGTTGGCTGATTTTGGATTGGCCAAAGCTTTTGGAAGCCCCAACAGAATCTACACTCATCAAGTTGTTACCAG GTGGTACCGCTCCCCTGAACTCCTGTTTGGTGCCAAGATGTATGGAgtgggtgttgacatgtgggctgTGGGCTGCATCTTGGCTGAGTTGTTACTTCGG ATACCATTCCTCGCTGGAGACTCTGATCTTGACCAGCTGACCAAAATCTTTGAGGCCTTAGGAACACCCACAGAAGAAACATGGCCC GGAATGACAAGTCTACCAGACTATGTGTCCTTTAAGATATTTCCTGGCACACCTCTCGAGCACATTTTTAGTGCAGCTGGTGACGATTTACTTGAGCTCCTACAGGGCCTGTTTACCTTCAGCCCTTCAACAAGAACCACAGCTACACAG GCTCTAAAGATGAAATACTTCAGTAATCGGCCGGGTCCAACTCCTGGTCCCCAACTCCCCCAACCTAACTGCTCAGCCGAGGCTTTGAGAGAGAACGAAACAGCTGGGCTCAAGAGGAAAATAGAAGGCTTGGAAACAAGTGATCAGAATTTACTAACTTTtacattttatgtttatttatttagctga